The following is a genomic window from Caldilineales bacterium.
GTCGAACAGGATCTCCATGTCGGCCAGCGAGCTGATGGCGACGCCGCACTTGCCGAATTCGCCCAGCGCTTCGGGGGCGTCGGTGTCGTAGCCGTAGAGCGTGGGCATGTCGAAGGCGACGGAGAGGCCGGTGTTGCCGTGCGCCAGCAGGTATTTGTAGCGGGCGTTGGTTTCTTCGGCGGCGCCAAAGCCGGAGAACATGCGCATCGTCCACAAACGGCCCCGGTACATGCTGCTGTGAACGCCGCGCGTATAAGGGTACTCGCCCGGCAGCCCCAGGTCGCGCCCGTAGTCGAGATCGGCGACATCCAGCGGGGTGTAGACCCGTCGCACGGGCGCGGAGGAAGTGGTGATGAACTCCTTCTTGCGCTCCGGCTGGCGGGCGAGGGCCGGGCCGAGGGTGGCCTGCGCCCAGCGGTCGGCCTGGCGGCGCAGGTCTTGGAGCGAGTCGTCGTCGAAGAGGGGCATAAGACGTGCTACAACTGGCTGATCATCCATTCGAATACCCCTTCGGTTCGGCGCAGAACCAGGGCGGCTTCCTGGCGAGATAGTGGAGGCAGGGAGGCGTCGCCATAAAGGCTCTCGAAGTCGAACGGATTGGCGTCTGCCAGAACATCGAGCTGTTCTTCTGACAAGGACAACCGCGCAAGGTGGGCAAGCTTTGCCAAATCGTGGATTCTTGGCGCCAGGTCATTGGTCTGCCTGCAAACGTGGGCCTTCAGGGCTTTTTCCAGAGCAAGATGGAGGAGAAAGAGGCCCTGGCGCACCAATTGACGGCGCAGCAAAACCTGGGCTGCTTCCCAGTCCGATAGGGCGCCATTGCGCCAGTAGGCGACCTGCTTTTCGATGTCGATCATGGCCGGCTCATCATGGTCATCGTCAACTTTGTGTCATTTTACACCAGACCCCGCCGGCTGTGAAGCTTCCGCTACAGACATGCGATCATGTTGCACGGTTGCATGGCTCCATCGGCTGCTGGAAGACGAAACCCTGGCAGAATCGTCTCACAAAGCGGTTCGTCTTACAGCACCTTTGCCGTACTTGCGCTAGAGTGCGGTCATTCACGGGTTATGGGCGTGGTCTTGCTCGTGAGCCCGCGGCTTGTGATGTTCGGTATGGAACCCTGCATTGATTGGTGCAGGCAGGCAATGAAGCGACCAGGCAGCGCATCAAAGCTGCGCTGTGGGTTGGGATAGGCTGGGAGCGAGTATGTTCCTGGTCGTGTCGGTTGAAAAAGAAAACGTGTCTCTTTCGACGGAAAGCCCTCTTGCGCAGCGACAATGCCAGGTCGCTGCGCAAAACCCCATCACCTTCTCTCCACCCCGCTCAGGAGCCAAGCCATGAGATCACGCCGTCTGGAAATCTTCGCCTTCACCGCCATGCTCTTTGCCATGCTGGCGCTGTTCGTATCGCTGCAGTCGAACACGCGCGCTGACGATGGCTCCGCTGGGCCTGATTCAGCCGCAGCGCCTCAGCAAGCGCAAGCCGACATCCCGCACACCTTCAACTATCAGGGCTTTCTGCGCAACCCTGACGGCACGCCGATGTCCGGAGTCTATAAGATCGATCTCGCTGTCTATTCCGACGTCTTTGGAGGGAGTCCGCTCTCGCCCTCGCCATGGTCATGGTTTAATGTGCCCGTGCAGGATGGTCTATTCAATGTCGTCGTGGAAGACACGGGCAGTGTCTTTACTGCCAACGCCCCTCTTTACATCGGCATCAAGGTGAACAACGGGCCGGAGCTGATCCCACGCCAGCGCGTCCACCCTGTGCCCTGGGCCCAGACTCTGGCGCCGAATGCCACTGTCAGCAATCTCAACCTGACCGGTTCGACGCTGCTCGGCTACACGTTGGTTTCGTCGAACGCCAATGGCCTGCTCACGCTCGTGAACCAAGGCGGCTTCGAGTTTCAGACTCAAAGCATCTCCAGGCTCCGGGTGAACACCAATGGCGATACCATCGTGTATGGCAGTCTTAAGGTGAACAACGACAGCCCGGTCTTGATCAAGCGCTGGAATGGTTTCCAATGCACCAGCAATGAGCCCTGCCTGATCCCGACGGGGATCAACAGCAGCACCCATTACTGCACGATGGCAGGATGGGAACTGGCGATGGATATCTCCGAGAATGACAGCGGCGTCTATTCGCGCTGGCTTTATACTGATGGCAACGGCCAGTGGATTCTGAAATTCTCGAACAACATCCAGGATTCCCCACAGAAGGTTTGGGCAGAGATCGTCTGCTACCGCGCGGGCATCTACGCTCAGACGTTCGTTACCGCCAGCGGAGCGAGCGATGGAACCGACCCCACCCAGGGCCAGGCGCCTGAACCGGTCGCCGCGCCTGCGGATGATGGCCAATGAGGGGGAGCGTATGAGACCGAACACCGTGTATAGCCGCGGGCCGGACCCTTCGGGCCGGCGCCTGCTGCGAAGTTCTTTTTTCGGCATCGTCCTCGGCTTCGCCTTTCTGTTCACACTCAACCTGGCGGCGGCCCAAGGCTCCCTCGAAGCACGCTGCGGCGCAGATTCACACTGCGGCGCCGCCGACGCCATTTCGCCGGGGGAAGGTGAGGCTTTCGGCAATTACCGCATCACCGGCCCCAGCGCCCCTGCCGCCGGCGCCCTTGTCTACGATGACTTCAAGCGGATAGAAGCGCAGGCGCGCGACCTGCTGCGCCGCAACATGAACTTCCGCCAGGACATTTCTCCCTACCGCGGCGGCAACAGCTTCGACGAGCTGGTGCGCAAGTTCGACACGGCCGCCGGCGGCGTCACCGGCTTCAACAAGCCGGCGCCAGACAACCCCAACCTCACCCTCCAACAGCGCATCGACATCGCCGACGCCGAGCTGCGCCAGGCGCGCGATCTCTACGCCTATCTGACGGTCTTCGGCCCGGAAACGCGCTTCCGCGGCGATGGCTTTTACAACGGCGCTCCCCCTGTCGGCTATCCGGCGCCGCTTTGCGGCAACCCGGCCAGCAAGGAGAACCCAAACCCGCCCGATCTCCAGCACGACGGGCAGGTGCTGGAACCCATCATCGACTGGTGCGACTTCCCCGCCCGGCTGCGCCAGAGCGTACGCGAAGCCGCCAACATCCGCATGATCTTCGCCCAGCAGTTCATGGTCGACGCCCTGGGGCTGCATTTCAGCGGCACCGAATTCTTCGGCGGCGAGGCCTTCGTCCGCCAGGAGGTGGCGAAGCTGGATGCGGCCAAACACCAGTATGAGTTGGCCGAGACGGGTCTGGCCGAGGCCATGACCCGCGCCGTCGGCAACGGCTGCGTGGTTTCGGATTTCTACACCCAACCTGAGTGGTCCCTGTTTTCCCGCGCGGCCGAAAATCAGGGCACAGCCCAGCACCATATCGCCGTCCGCCAGAGCTATCTCGATATCAACCAGCCTGGCGACGTTGCCCGCGCCAAAGCTGCGGCCGAAAACACCTTCCGTCTTGCGGCCATCGAGGGTTACGTCAAAATGGCGCGCATGGCCGGGATGACCACCAACCCCACGGCCGGGCTTGGCTGCGCCCGCGGCGTGGCCCCCAACGCGCAATTGGCTTCGGACATGGCGATCAACCTGCAGGAAACCCGGCGCAAGGCCCGCGAGATGGGCGATGGGCGCAATGTCTTTGGCTTCGACGTCAACTTCACCCCCGCCCGCCCCTACTACCTGCCGCCCAACAGCCAGGATCGCGGGCTGTGGAACGAAGCCATGGATGCCGTGGCGATTGCCCGCGACCTGGAGAAAGACGAGACGCAGAACAGCCGCGCCTTCGACCAGACCCAGGAAGACCTGCGCACGGCGATCAACGCTCTCAAGACCTCGCTGGACATGGAGATTTCCAACGACCTCGGCTGCACCCATACCGGCGCTGATGCCAACGACCCGGAATTCTTTGCCTGCGTCGATTTCCAGATGGCGGAATTGAACAAGTGCCTCGACTACGTGCGCTATGAGAAAGTGCCGCCAACCAATCCCCTTCCGGGGATAGCGACCTTCCAGCAGTGCATGGATCGGAAGGACAATAAGGGCGAGCTGCTGATCGTCAATGCCAACGCCCGCCAATCGCTTTTGGAACTGCGCGGGATCTTCATGGAGCAATACGGCATCGAGCAACGGGCGCAGAACATCAACCAGCGCATCCAGCTCTCCAGCGGTCGCAACGCCACCGTCACTCTGTGGTTGGGCATCTCGGGCGCAGCGCAGACGGCTGCCGCCGTCTCGCAAGCGATGTTCGACATGGTCTCCGGGATTGATGTTGAAAGTCCCACAGCACCTGCGGCCGCGATTTATGGCGGAGTCAATATTTTGGTGCAGGCCGCGGCCGGCGCCCTCTCCACCGCCGCCGACATCGAGATCGAAAACGCCGAACTGTACGAAGAAGTGCAGAACATGCTGCTGGATCAAAGCGAGCTTCTGATCGATGCCCTGGTGGCCGAGCAGGCCTTCCGCGCCAAGTACGTCGAGTTTGTGGGCATCCTCGGCCACATGGACGACGTGGTCAACGAGACGCAGCGCCAGCGCGCTTACTTCAAGCTCAGCCCCGGCAACGACCCCAGCTACCGCATCGTGCGCGATTCAAAGCGCCTGGAACTGGCCAAGCAGTTGGAGTATGCCTCCAGGGTCGCCTATTTGGCTGCGCGCCGGGCCGAGTACGAGTACGCCGCCCGCCTCTCGGCCAGCAACTTCCGCATCTCTGACATCTACCGCGCCCGCACCGCCGGCGACATCAAACGCTTTCTCGAACGCCTGAAATCCACCACCGACAGCCTGGCCGCGGGCACCAGCAGCGCCGCCCTCACCCCTGCTGATTTCACCGTCTCGGTGGCGCAGCAGATGTTGGGCCTCACCGATGACGCCCTGGCGCGAGACGGGTTCAGCACCCCCGCCGCCCGCCAGGCCGAGAGGGTGCGGCGCTTCCGGCTGTGGGTGGCGCAGAACTCGGTTCCCAATACCTTCGAGCCACCCTTCGAAGGCAACGTGCTGCGTTTCACGTTCACCACCTCGCTTCTGAATGGCGGCGTCTTCTCCAACGTCATCCAGCAGGGCTACGACCGCTACTGGCTGCTCAAGCTGGCCGGTATCGGCGACCCCAAGCCATCCAGCACCGGCCTGAGCATCAACCTGCTGACGGCCCAGAACGGACTTTCGTACCGCACCGTGGCTGTCACCCAGGGCGGCGTCTCCCATCTGAAAGCGCAAAGCGGGTGCGTGTTCGATTACCGCCTGATGCCGCCGGCCGTGCTGCTGGGCCTGGAATGGCCGAGCAACCAGCCGCCGGAACAGGTAACCGCCGTGTTCAATGGCAATATCAACGCCGAGAATCCCTGGACGGCCAACGGCTTCCGCACCCCGTCCTTCCTCGGTCGCCCGGTCTCGGCCACCAACTGGCAGGTGCTGGTCTTTGCCGGCGCACCCATGAGCGGGATGACGGACATGGACTTGCAGCAACTGACCGACATCCAGTTGAACTTCAGCACCACCTATGCCAGCCGCACTCCAGGGCCGCCTGCGGCCGGCGACTGCACGCGGATCGACTATTGAGAGGAGACCCATGAATCAACAGGCGAATTCCGCTGCATCCAGGATCACACTGATCGCAAGCGCCTTCATCGTGGGCCTGGCGCTCCTGGCGCTGCTGGTGGCGCTCCAGATGAGGCCGCGCCCGGCGCCGGCCCCCGCTGTCCGGGCCGATTCGGCCCTCGCCGCCTATGGTCCGTTGGGCGCCTACAGCGGCATCGTCAAGCTGGATTGGGCGCTGACCGGCGTCTATTCCGATACACTGCCCACCCCGACGCCGCAGCCGGACGGCACCCCTTCCCCGATCCTGGGCGACGTCAACCTGGGTATTCTGTTTCATCCCGACAGCAGCCCGGATGACGGGCATGTGGATCTCGGCAACACCCTGGTTTTCACACGCGAACACACGATCACGGCGACGCCCGTTGGCCCCACGCCCGGTCCCGGCACTCCAGCCCCGGCCGCCGTTCCCCTGGCAGTCGGCCCCAAGGTCAGCGTCGCTTTCAACGGACTCACCCTACGGGTGGAGTCCGAACGTTTCGCCATGACTACCGGTGCAGGGCAGCGCTTGCAGCGCCAGTTCCGGCTCATCGGGGCCACCGACGCTGGCGACAGCCATCGCTTCACCGGCGAGTATCGAGAGACGATCTGGGGCTTTGGCGCCCGGCCGCTGACGCTGGTGGGGACGTTCATCCTGGTGCAGCCGCCGAACGACGCGCCTGGCGCCGAGTTCGGCCAGTGGGCCACCACGGCGACGGCCAGCAGCGAGTATGCCAACCCCGATTGGTCTGCGAACCAGGCGACAGGCGCCCCCAACGTCGAGACTTGCAGCGACAACATCTATGCCTGGGCGCCCGCCCCTTCCGGTCCGGACCCGGAATGGCTGCGGCTTGGCTACGCCACCCCGGTCTATGCTACGGCAGTGCGCGTGCGTGAAAGCTGGGTCACCGGGTCGGTCAAAGGCATCGACCTGGTGGAGCCTGACGGCACGATCCACACGCTGACCATCCCCGCCGACACGACTCCCTGTCCCGGCTTGTTTGTGGTCACCTTCCCTCAAACCACCTATGTCGTGGTCGAGGTGATCGTGCACACCCAGATCGCTGACTGGGAGGAGATCGACGCCGTGGAACTGGTGGGTGTGCCTGTGCCGACCGCCACACCGACGCCCACACCTACGGCCAACGCCTCGACGGCGACGCCAACCCGCACCCCCACCACCGTTGCCTCGACGGCCACGCCCACGCGCACACCGACGCCGGCCGGCCCCACAGCGACGCCCACGCGCACCTCTACCCCAGGCGGCCCCACAGCGACGCCTACCGTCACCGGCCCCTCCGGCTTCAAGCTCTTCCTGCCGCTCAGCCTGCGCCAGAGATAGCACGCCCCGTGATAGCCTGGTAGTAGCGACTTCAGTCGCCCTTCTCGCGAAAGATCGCGACTGAAGTCGCTATTACGATGGCCCGATGGCCTCCGCCAAATGCCTTGCATTTTCGGGCGGGGTGCGGTATAACCGGGGCAGGAGGTTCGGCCATGATGAAGCTACCGATCGGGATCCAGGCGTTCGAGGTCATGCGCAGCCAGGGCTTTGTCTACGTGGACAAGACGCGCTGGATTCACCAATTGGTCACGGAGGGCATCTACTACTTCATGGCGCGACCGCGGCGCTTTGGCAAGTCGCTGCTGGTTTCCACATTGCGTTGCCTGTTCCAGGGCCGGCGCGAGTTATTCGATGGGCTGTGGATCGCCGAGCCGGGTCGCTGGGATTGGCAGCCGCATCCGGTGGTGGTGCTTGACTTCAACCAGATCGCGCATGACACACCGGAAAACCTTCACCTGGGCCTGATGCGCGCTCTGGAGCAAATCGCCGAGAGCTATCAATTATCGCTTCGAGAACCGCTGTTACAGGGGCGATTCGTCGAGTTGGTGCTGAAATTGCAGCAAGTCGCGGGCCAGCCGGTGGTTGTGTTGATCGACGAATATGACAAGCCCCTGATCGACCACCTCGGCAGAGGCGAGCCTGGGCTGGAAGTGGCGCGGGCCAATCGAGACATCCTGCGGAACTTCTTTGCCGTGCTCAAGGGCAGCGACGTCGCTCCCGTGCTGCGTTTTGTCTTGCTGACCGGCGTCTCGCGCTTCAGTCGCGTCTCCGTCTTCTCGGCGCTGAACAATCTCAACGACATCAGTATGCACGAGGATTATGCCGGCATGTTAGGGTACACGGACGAAGAGCTCGACCCTTACTTCAGCAGCCATATCACTCGCCTGGCGACTAAACTGGGCGTCGAACACGCAGGGGCGCATGCAGCCCTGGCGCACTATTATGACGGCTATCGCTTCTCCACCAGCCCGCTCCAAGTTTACAACCCCTTTTCGGTGCTGGTCGCGCTGGATCGCCGTGAGCTGAACAACTATTGGTTCGAGACTGGTACACCGACCTTTTTGATCGACTTGCTGCGGGAGAAACAATACTCTCTGCCGGCATTGGAAGGTCTTCAAGTAAGCCCATCCGCCTTTTCAACCTTTGAACTGGAGCGCCTGTCGCCTGAAGCATTGCTGTTCCAGACCGGCTACCTCACCATTCACGATGTGCAAGACAACATCTATACCCTTGGTTATCCCAATCAGGAAGTCAAGACTGCCTTCACCGAAGCGATGTTGTTCGGTCTTGAGTCTCTGGCTTCCGAAACAAGTTCCCACGTACTGCGGCTCTCGCGCTATCTGCAAGCAGAAAACCTGACGAGCTTCTTCACCTCGATCCAGGCTGTTTTCGCTTCGATCCCGTATGACATCCAAACCAAACGGGACGAGGCCTACTACCACACGCTCTTTTACCTCATGCTTTCGGCTTCTGGTGGACAGGCGCAGAGCAGTGTGCTGACCGCGCGCGGGCGCATCGACATGGTGGTGGCCTTCCCCGATAAGGTCTATGTTGTGGAGTTCAAGTGCAACCAGGATGCACGAGCAGCTATTCGCCAGATTCGCGGCCAGGGCTACGCCGACCCCTATGGCGGCGGAGGCCGCAAGGTGCTCTTGCTGGGAATCGACTTCAGCACCGAGGCGCGGAATGTGGCCGAGTGGGTGGTGGAGGAGGGGTAGGCCGGGCCGACAAGGGCGCTGGCCAGGATCAACCTCCCGCTTCCACCGCCGTAAACTCCAACTTCACCGTCACCGCATCCTTCACCTTCAGCAGACCGGGCATGTCGGGCGGCTCGAAGCCGAAATCGGTCATCAGCAACTCCGCCTGGGCCACGCCGGTCAGCTCGTTGCCCTGCAAGGTGGCGGTCACATCGAACACCACCGGCTTGGTGACCTGGCGGATGGTCATGTCCCCGGCCAGTTTGAAGCTGAAGGGCTGGCCCTCGGCGGCATCGGCGGGGAAGTCCTGGATGCCGGTGGGGACGAATGCCGCCGAGGGGTAGCGCGACGATTCCAGCCAACGCTGGCGGATGCGGTTGTCGCGGCGGTTGTCGTCGCTTTTGAGGGTGCTGATATCGACCTGGAACTGGCCGGACACCACCTGCGGCGGGGTGAAGGGCGACACAGCGAACTCGCCCTGCAAGGCGTTGGTGACGCCGACGGCGTTGGCCAGCCCCAGCGCCTTGCCCAACATCCCCACCGCCTCGTTGAAGAATTCCTCTTCGGCGGTGTAGCTGGCCTGGCTGCGGGCCGGGTCGAGGCGGAAGGTGCGCACATCCAGGGCCACACCCTCGTCGGGCGGTTGCGGGCTGGATTCGGCGGGTGGGACGGCGGTGGCAGCCGGAGCGGGTGCCGGGGTGGGCGTCGCTGCCGGCGCACACGCGGCCAGGAGGACGACGAGCAGGAGGCTGGTGAACAGGAGGAGGCGGGTGTGGGTCATGGTGGCGTCTGAGATGTGAACAGCGGCGGCAGAGGACGACGGCCACAAGGATAGCACGGGAACCGTGTTTTCTTTGTAGCCGTCGTGACCTTGTGCCGGCATTCTGCTCGTGTTACGCCGCTGCGGCGGTGGGCGGTCGCTCGACCGGCTTCTGAAAGCTGATGCTGCGCTTGACCGGGGTGAAGCCGACCCGTTCGTAGACTCCCAGGGCGCCGGTGGGGTTCTCGGTGTCCACGCCCAGGCTGGCGTAGTCCAGGCCGGCGGCCTTGAAGTCAAGCATGGAGCGGTGCAGCAGGGCGGTGGCGATGCCGCGCTTGCGCCAGGGCCGGCGCACGCCCAGATCGCCCACCCAGGCCTCGCGGATGCCCTTGCGCTCGTTCTCTTCCTCATTGAGGAAGTTGATCGAGAAGCCGGCCACCTGGTCGCCATCCAGCACGGCGTAGGACATCGTGGGCAGGAAGCTCTCGCGTCCGACCATGAACAGCTCCCAGGCCGCCTTTGTCATCGGCTCGAAGCCCCAGTGGTCGCGGAACGACTCGTTGAAGGCTTCGAAGATGAAGGGGTCGAGCTCAGGCGTCCATTCGACCAGTCGCAGGCCGCCGTTCATAGCAGGCGCGGGGATGGGCTGGCCCAGGTCGCGGCGCATTTCGTAGAAATAGCGCTTTGCCTGGTAGCCGTGGCGGGTGAAGAAGTCGATGCGCTCGTGCTCGAAGTCGTTGCAGTGCAGCCGTAGGACGCGGGGCAGGTTTTCGGGCCGAGCCAAAAGCGCGGCGCTGGCGCGGGCTTCCATCCAGCCGAGGATGGCGCTGCCGAGCCCCTGACGCCGGTGCTGAGGATGCACCCCGCCCCAGAAGTAGGCTTGCAGCTTGGTCTCGGCCGTGGGGAAGATGTAGACCCAGGCCAGGGCGGCTATCTCGCCGTCGGGTGTGAAAGCCACGAGGCTGTCCTTCTCGACGTCGACGTCGGGGTCCTTGAACTCCCGCTCGATGTCGGAAATGCTGTCGGTGCGGTGGGTGCCGTCGGCGGCATCGCCGGCAAGGAACAGGCGCTGGATGGCGGCTGCGTCTTCAAGCACGGCGGGCCGCCAGATGTAATGGGGGAAATCGCCCGGTTGGAGCGATGAGAGGCTGTTGGTATTCATGGGGTTGTCTTGTGTGGTGAGTGTTGGGGTCAGACCTTTAGGGTCTCGCAGACCCTAAAGGTCTTCCTTGTTCAACCATTGCGGTGCAGCTTGCCGGTGCGCTTGGCGTATCGTTCGGCCAGGCCGAAGACTTTCAAGCCGACCGGGATGGCGATGAAGCCCATCAGCAGCACGGGCCAGATCTGCGGCCAGAGTGCGGCCGGGCCGGCGCCTTGCAGCAGGGCGGCGCGGACGCCGACGAGCACGTAGGTGGCCGGGCTGAGCACCGACAGCTTCTGCAGCGCCTCGGGCAGCACCTCGATGGGGTAGTAGACGCCGGAGATGAGCAGCATCAGGGCGACGATGACATGGGTCATCTGCGAGCCGCGCTCGGGGAAGAGCAGCGGCAGCACTGAGCCCATGATGCCGA
Proteins encoded in this region:
- a CDS encoding HEPN domain-containing protein; this translates as MIDIEKQVAYWRNGALSDWEAAQVLLRRQLVRQGLFLLHLALEKALKAHVCRQTNDLAPRIHDLAKLAHLARLSLSEEQLDVLADANPFDFESLYGDASLPPLSRQEAALVLRRTEGVFEWMISQL
- a CDS encoding ATP-binding protein, yielding MMKLPIGIQAFEVMRSQGFVYVDKTRWIHQLVTEGIYYFMARPRRFGKSLLVSTLRCLFQGRRELFDGLWIAEPGRWDWQPHPVVVLDFNQIAHDTPENLHLGLMRALEQIAESYQLSLREPLLQGRFVELVLKLQQVAGQPVVVLIDEYDKPLIDHLGRGEPGLEVARANRDILRNFFAVLKGSDVAPVLRFVLLTGVSRFSRVSVFSALNNLNDISMHEDYAGMLGYTDEELDPYFSSHITRLATKLGVEHAGAHAALAHYYDGYRFSTSPLQVYNPFSVLVALDRRELNNYWFETGTPTFLIDLLREKQYSLPALEGLQVSPSAFSTFELERLSPEALLFQTGYLTIHDVQDNIYTLGYPNQEVKTAFTEAMLFGLESLASETSSHVLRLSRYLQAENLTSFFTSIQAVFASIPYDIQTKRDEAYYHTLFYLMLSASGGQAQSSVLTARGRIDMVVAFPDKVYVVEFKCNQDARAAIRQIRGQGYADPYGGGGRKVLLLGIDFSTEARNVAEWVVEEG
- a CDS encoding YceI family protein, with the protein product MTHTRLLLFTSLLLVVLLAACAPAATPTPAPAPAATAVPPAESSPQPPDEGVALDVRTFRLDPARSQASYTAEEEFFNEAVGMLGKALGLANAVGVTNALQGEFAVSPFTPPQVVSGQFQVDISTLKSDDNRRDNRIRQRWLESSRYPSAAFVPTGIQDFPADAAEGQPFSFKLAGDMTIRQVTKPVVFDVTATLQGNELTGVAQAELLMTDFGFEPPDMPGLLKVKDAVTVKLEFTAVEAGG
- a CDS encoding GNAT family N-acetyltransferase encodes the protein MNTNSLSSLQPGDFPHYIWRPAVLEDAAAIQRLFLAGDAADGTHRTDSISDIEREFKDPDVDVEKDSLVAFTPDGEIAALAWVYIFPTAETKLQAYFWGGVHPQHRRQGLGSAILGWMEARASAALLARPENLPRVLRLHCNDFEHERIDFFTRHGYQAKRYFYEMRRDLGQPIPAPAMNGGLRLVEWTPELDPFIFEAFNESFRDHWGFEPMTKAAWELFMVGRESFLPTMSYAVLDGDQVAGFSINFLNEEENERKGIREAWVGDLGVRRPWRKRGIATALLHRSMLDFKAAGLDYASLGVDTENPTGALGVYERVGFTPVKRSISFQKPVERPPTAAAA